TATTAGAAAAACCGCTTCACTGTATCAATCAGGAATATCCTAACAAAACAGCACATATTATCAATAATGCAGGAGAAGTTACATTAACTCCAAAGGATCTTCATCCCAGTTTCTATGGCTGTTTCGACTGGCACAGTTCTGTTCACGGACATTGGATGCTGGTAAGATTATTGAAAACAAAACCCAATCTGACGAATGCAAAAGAGATTGAAAAAATTCTTGATAATTCGTTAAGTAAAGAAAACCTCCAGACTGAAGCTGATTATTTCACAAAATTTCAGCTGACCACGACTTTTGAAAGAACGTATGGCTGGGCATGGTTGCTTAAACTTGATGAAGAACTGACAACCTGGGATCATCCTAAAGCTAAAATTTGGCATCAGAATTTAAAGCCTTTAACAGATAAGATCTTACAATCATGGAAAGCCTATCTTCCGAAACAAACCTATCCAAACAGGACCGGAGTTCATCCCAATACGGCATTTGGTCTGGCTTTCGCAATTGATTGGGCAAAAGCAAATAAAGATCAGGAATTCGAGAGTCAGCTGAAGGAAAAAGCAAAATATTTTTACGCTAAAGATCAGAAGACACCAGCTTATCTGGAACCGGATGGATCGGATTTCTTTTCGCCAAGTCTCGAAATTGCAGACCTGATGAGAAGAGTACTTCCTCAAAAAGAATTCGTGCAGTGGCTGAATAATTTCTATGAGAAGAGGAGTCTGGAAAATATTGAAAAGATGCCGGTTGTAAGCGATCTGAGCGATTATCAAACGGTTCATCTTGTAGGACTTTCTTTTTCAAAAGCATGGTGTATGAAAGGAATAGCCAAGGCACTTCCTGATGGGCATCCCCTGAAAAAGAACTTTAAGAAAACAGCTGATGTATTTTTAGCTAACGGGCTTCCTTTATTATTTCAAGGGAATTACGGCGGTGATCACTGGCTTGCAAGTTTCGCTGTTTATTCTCTGGAAGACTAAATATTGCCGACGCAGAATATATTGGCTACATTTGTCTTATGTCAGCTTTAGAAAAATTCGGTGTTGAAATTTTTACCCAGCACAATATTTTCGAGAGAATTTCTGCGGATAAACCTTTCCGTCCGGATAATCCTGCTTTTATCTTTATTAAATCTGGAAGTATAAAGCTCCGTCAGCATTTCAGCGATCTGGAGCTTTCTGCCAATATGTTTATGGTGACGGACCCGCAGACAGTGTACGAGATGGTGTCTGTAAGCGATGATTTCCAGTCCAGGATGGTTTCCTACAAAAGAGAATTTATTTCGGCATTATCGCTGAAATTTAATCGGTTGATCACTTACCGTTACTTCCGGCAGCAGATGAATAAAGGCGTACCTTTTCCTGAAAATGAAATGGAAGTGGTCTGGAAAAGCGTGAATTTCCTGAAATATATTCTGGATTCGGAAACGGAGATGATGTATAAAAAAGAAGTGGTAGAGCATCTTTTTTCTGTTTTCTGCTATCAGGTGGCTGGAATTATTTCTAAAGAAGACAGTAATTCTATGAACCAGATGTCCAGACAGGAAGAGATTGTATTTGTATTTCTGACGGATCTGGCAGAGCATCATCTGACAGAGAAATCTGTTGAATTCTATGCCGAACGCCAATCGGTTACAACCAGACATCTTTCATCAGTGGTAAAAGCCATTACCGGAAAATCTGCAAGTCAAATTATAGCCTTAATTGTAATGAATGAGGCGAAAGTGCTTTTAAACTCTTCCAGTAAGCCTGTCTCAGAGATTTCTTCAATCCTGGGTTTCAGCGATCAATACTCATTCTCCCATTTTTTTAAAAAACATTTGGAAGTAAGTCCAAGACAGTACAGGCATCAGTTTGAAAACTAAATCTTACATTTGAACATCTTTTTCCAAAATTCAAACATTTGATTGAATTTGTTGCTGCCGTAACTTTGCCTTTGTAAAACAAGGTAAAATGACAAATAATGTAAAAACAGCACTATCACTCGTGATAGCTCTATTTCCTGCGCTGTTTTTTTCTCAACAGATCAAACAGATGACTGCAGATGAAGCCGCCGATATGGCTGTGAAAAATCATCAGCAGTTAAAAGTGGCTGCTCAGAATATAGACATTGCAAAACAAAATACAAATGTTGCAAAACTTCAGAAGCTTCCCAACATTACGGCTTCTACCAGCCAGTTCTATTTAGGGGACGCTGTTGCAATCGATAAAGATTTTTCAAACTCTACGAATATTCCGATGCCACATTACGGAAGTTCTTATGCCGTACAGGCAACTCAGCTTATCTTTAAAGGAGGTTTGGTAAATAAATCCGTTGAAATGGCGGGGCTCCGTGAACAGCTTTCTGAGCTGGATCTTGAAAAAAATAAGCTTGATGTGAAATTTCTTGTGATCTCCAATTATCTGGATGTTTATAAGATAATCAATCAGGAATCCGTTTTTCAGAATAACAAGAAGCTTGCTCAGGAACGTCTGAAAAATATCCAGAAATTCTATCAGCAGGGAATGGTGACCCGAAATGAAGTAATTCGTGGTGAGCTTGCCATCAAAAATCTTGACCAGGGAATTCTGACCCTTACGAATAATAAAAAGATCCTGAATTATAATTTAAACATTGCCTTAGGACTTCCTTCTGAAACAGAAATTATTCCTGTTGAGAGCTTAACAGATAAAGAATCCGGAATCGGTATAGATTATTATATAGATATGGCCCACGATAGCAATCCTCAGCTGAAATCTGCAAAGAAAAATATTGATGTTGCTGATAAAAACATTGAAATCATTAAGACGGATCAGATGCCTACAATTTCCGGTTTCGGAGGCTATACTTTACAACGTCCGGTAACCACAAGAAATCCTGTTCTGGATATGTATTCCGGAGGCTGGCAGGCTGGTGTTTCACTGAGCTACAATATTGATAATCTATATAAGACAAAAGAGAAAGTAAAGCTTGGTGAACTGCAGAAAACACAGGCCGGCGATGCGGTGACCCTGGTTCAGCAGAATGTAGATATGGCAGTGAATGCGGCCTATGTAAAATATCAGGAATCTATCCAGCAGGCTGACATCCTGAATGATTCGAAAAGTCTGGCAGAAGAAAACTACAAGATTACGGAAGCTAAATATCTGAACCAACTGGCAGTGCAGGCTGAAATGATTGATGCGCAAAACCAGAAACTTCAATCGGAACTGGATTATGCCAATGCTGAGATCAATGTACTGTATCAATATTATAACCTGCTGAAAGCTGCAGGAACGCTTTAATTTTTAAAACTGAAAATCAAGATAATGGAAAACAAGGAACAAACCACTCAAAATACTCAGGCCGCTCCGGCACAGTCAGGAGCAGCAGTTAAAAAGAAACAGAACAAAAAAAATAAAATCAGAGCCATCATTTCCAATACGGTTGTATTTCTGGTCATTGGCTTCGGGCTATTCTGGTTAGTACGTGAGTACTTTCATATCGGAGACAAAACTTATACGGAAGCGGCTCAGGTAGAGGAATTCATTAACCCGATCAATACCAGGGTTTCGGCTTACATTAAAGATATTAAATTCATTGAACACCAGAAGGTTAAAAAAGGAGATACACTGGTTATTTTAGACAAAAACGAATTATTGACGCAATTAGGTCAGGCGGAAGCTGCTTACCAGAATGCAATGGCACAGAGATCTGCAACAAGTTCATCCGTAAATACCGTTTCCAATAACGTAAGCGTAATGGAATCCAATATTGCAGGAGCTAAAGCCAGATTATGGAATGCTGAACAGAATTTAAACCGATATAAAAACCTTCTTGCTGCAGAAGCCGTTACCAGACAGCAGTATGATCAGATCAAAACAGAATATGATGCCCAGAAAGCAGCGTATGAAACGTTGGTGAATCAGAAACAGTCTGCGAACCTTTCTACAACTGAAGTTAAAAGTAAATTAGGGATCAATGATGCAGAGATCAAAAGAACAAAAGCTGCACTGGATATGGCAAAAATCAACCTTTCCTATACCATAATTACGGCTCCTTATGATGGTGTAATGGGACGAAGAACGATCTCTGAAGGACAGCTGATTCAACCTGGACAGCAGGTAGCAACCATTGTTCTGAACGGTCAGAAATGGGTCACTGCCAACTTCCTGGAAAAACAGATGCCGAATATTAAAATCGGACAAAAGATGATGATGACTGCCGATGCTTTGGGAGGAAAAACATTTGAAGGGGTTGTAACGGCCATTTCCGCTGCAACAGGTTCAAGATACTCCAGTGTACCAACGGATAATTCCACTGGGAATTTTATCAAAGTACAGCAAAGAATTCCGGTAAGAATAGAATTTTCAACTTCCAATAAAAAAGAAGATCTGGATAAGCTGAGTGCGGGAATGAATATGAATGTGAATATTAACTAATGTACAACAAAGGATTATATCACGACTGGGTACCCAAACCCATACAGCTGCTGCTCATCGTACTGCTATTGGCTGTAGTGATGCCGCTTGGCGGAGTGTATACCGGAAACATCAGTTATTTGGTGAGTGGTACCGGTGCGATGACTGAATATTTTATGTGGGCGAATTATGCTACCACTATTGGAATGGGAGCCTGTATGCCGATCGTTCTCAGAATGAAAATGAGATTCAAGGTGAGAGATAAAATGACGATGCTTCTTGTGCTTTTAGGATTGTTGAGTTATATCAACGGAACTACAATGCAGCCCATGGTTTTTGTATTTACAGCCCTGTTCATAGGATTTTTAAAAATGATGGTGACGATCGAACTTTTTCTTCCGTTGATGATGATGATTGGAAACAGGGGAATGTTCTACGGCCTGTTTTATACCTTTGTTTTGGCGATGAACCAGGTGACCGCCTATTATGCCGCAGAGGTATCCATTAATTATAACTGGCAGCATTTCTATGTAATCGCAGCCGTGTTATGTTTTATCCTTGCTCTGATCCACTGGATCTTTATGCATGATAAATATTTTGCTTTAAAAGTTCCGCTGCATTACATCGATTGGATGAGCATTTTACTTTTCGTTTCTACATTTATGTTTTCTGCTTATGTTTTCTCTTTCGGGAAGCAACAGGACTGGTGGAATTCAAAGAATATTATGAATGCAAGTATTGCTGCTTTTGTCAGCTTTGCGCTGCTGGTGGTTCGTCAGTTTACTTTAAAAAGACCTTATTTATCCTTCAAGATATTTAGCCAAAATAACGTTCAGCATGGTTTGTTTATGCTGTTGTGGCTGGGAATGTTCTTAGGAACAACTTCATTGCAGAATACTTTTGCTGTAGGAGTTCTGGGCTACGATCAGCTTACCAACGCAAGACTAAGTTTACTGATGATTCCCGGAATTATTCTGGCCGGAGTGATTGCAGTATTCTGGTTTAAAAAAGAAATACCGCTGAAAATGTTCATTTTTTCAGGATTTTCAGCAATGATGGGATATTCATTGATCATGTACTTTTCAATGGTTTTGGAATTCAATTATGAAAACTGGTACCTTCCCATGTTTTTGAAAGGTTACGGAATGTGTTCTCTCTTCATTTCAGTATGGTTTTATACCTTGGATAAACTTGAAATGGATGATATGCTGGCTGCAATCGGGTTGGTCCTGGTATGGCGAACATTTTTGGCTGTAGGGTTCTTTTCAGCCCTTTATTCATGGTTCCAGTACCGTTTTCAGATAACAGCGGTAGGGGATCTTGCCGTTTATATTGATGGAATGACAGTCAGTCCTCAGACTTTGGCCGCCAATATGAAAACACTTCAGCTTAATGCTATCATTGTATCCGGCAAAAAGATTTTCGGATATATCATTTTAACAGGTTTCGGAGTGTTGCTTTATGTAATGACGCATCACTTCGGAAAAGAAAGATTCCAGTACCTGAGATTCATCAGGGTTCTTGGTGGTAAACCTGTGATTACAAGAAGGAGACTCCGTGAAAGAAAAAAATTATTAGAAGAGATAAAAGACGCAGCAGGGCCTGCTGTTTAAAGATACCTTGTTTTTCATGCGTAAAGCTCTGCTACATTTTATAGTGGAGCTTTACCTTTTATGATTAATTGTTTTTATTTAGACAAAATAAAATTAAATTTGTAGAGATAAAAATTAGAACAGATGTCAAGAATTTCAACAGGCCGCATTATTGCGGAAATGGCTAGAAAGGAATATATTACAGACCATTATATCAGAGTTTATCTATATTCTTCGGAAGCTTATTTGTTTAAAAACACCACAATCGGTGACAATAATAAGATCGCTGTACCGCCAGCAGGTTTAGATGAGGTTCACTTTCCTACACTGGATGAAAACCGCCAGTGGGTGTATCCTCCAAAAGAAGTGGCTCCATTCATAAGAACTTATACCCACAAAGGAATCGATCTTGAAAAGAATGAGCTGATCATTGATTTTGTAGACCATGGTGACGGTGGTCCTGCCTCAAAATGGGCAAGAGAGGCAAAAGCTGGTTCAAAGTTGGGTATTATGATGAGAACTGAAGAAAAGGAGCTTTGTCCGGGAGCGGAATGGTATCTTCTGGTTGGCGATGCTACTGCGATTCCGGTACTGAGTGCTATACTGGAAACGCTTCCTGAAACAGCAAAAGGTGTCTGTATCATAGAAGTTCATGGAAAAAAAGATGAGCAACCCCTTAAAACCAAAGCTGATATTGAATTTAAATGGCTTCATAACGCACAGCCCCATATCAAGAGTGAAATGGCCGACACCGTAAAAAATATTGCGATTCCTGAAACTACTAAATTCGGATATGTTGCAGCCGAATTTTCAAGCGTGAAAGAAATCCGCACCTATCTCAGAAAAGAAAAGAACTGGACTTCAAAAGAGCTTAATGCCTATTCCTACTGGAAAGCTGGCGTTGCAGAGAACGAATCGGAAAAAGACAGACATAAGGAGAAGGATTCGATGGAGTAGGTGTTTGCGGGTTTTGGGGCTTTAAGTCAGAATAGTAAAGTCAATGGTGAATTCTGCTTCGCAAATGAATGGTGAATTTTGAGGTAGGTATGGGATTCAGGCATCAGATTGCAGACGTTGACTCGTGGGCTTAACTACTAAGAACTAACAACTGGTAACAGGCAACCATCTAAACTTATTACTCTGAAAACTCTCAGACCCTCTCACTCTTGACCTTTCCTCCAAAAACTCCTATCTTTGCACTTTTAAGACAGCAATGAAAGATTTAATGGGTAAGGCAGTCTGGGACTATTTTCACAACGAAAATCCTGAAGATCTGCAGACAGAAACTTCAATCTCGGAACTGGATGAGCTTCCGGTAGAGTATCTTTTCAGAGATTTTGAAGACATGAATGATATTGAGCAAAAAGCCCTTGAGCTGGCTCACGGAAAAGTACTGGACATTGGTGCCGGTGCGGGTTCCCACGCTTTGTATCTTCAGGATAAAAGAGAACTCGATGTTTTGGCCCTGGACATTTCACCGAAATCTATTGAAGTCTGCAAACAGAGAGGAATCGGAAAAGCAGTAAGTAAAAATATGCTGGATTTTTCCGGAGAAACTTTTGATACGATTCTGCTTCTGATGAATGGAACCGGGATTTTTGAAAGCCTTGAAAAAATTGATACCTACCTTCAAAAGCTTCATACTTTATTGAGTGATCAGGGACAGATCCTAATCGATAGTACAGATATTCTCTATATGTTTGACCGTGATGAAGACGGTGGAGTTTATATTCCTGCAGGAGGCTATTACGGTGAACTGGATTATATCGTTCATTATAAAGGGGAATCTGAAGACCCGATCAAATGGCTGTATCTTGATTATACAACCCTGAAAAATGCAGCTGAAAATAACGGCTTTACCATAGCGAAAATAATGCAGGATGAAGATTCTTACCTGGCAAAACTAACTAAGAAGTAAATATGTTCATCGTCATTGCGAGCGTAGCGAAACAATCTCTTCATATTCTCAATGATTAGACTCTTTCTTAACGATTTTATTTTGAACTTTTAAGATCAGAAGTTTAAGACCATTAAGCTTAAACTTTTTAAAAGCTAATTCAGTGACAGTAGAAAATAAAAAGACACATGAAAACCATGTGTCTTTTGCTTTATCTGAAATATTAGGTTATCCTATCTCAATACCGTTTTCTACATTAGTGTCATCCGGTGTTACGAAAGACAGTTTTCCGTCTGGTTTT
The Chryseobacterium sp. W4I1 DNA segment above includes these coding regions:
- a CDS encoding siderophore-interacting protein, whose translation is MSRISTGRIIAEMARKEYITDHYIRVYLYSSEAYLFKNTTIGDNNKIAVPPAGLDEVHFPTLDENRQWVYPPKEVAPFIRTYTHKGIDLEKNELIIDFVDHGDGGPASKWAREAKAGSKLGIMMRTEEKELCPGAEWYLLVGDATAIPVLSAILETLPETAKGVCIIEVHGKKDEQPLKTKADIEFKWLHNAQPHIKSEMADTVKNIAIPETTKFGYVAAEFSSVKEIRTYLRKEKNWTSKELNAYSYWKAGVAENESEKDRHKEKDSME
- a CDS encoding DUF2891 domain-containing protein encodes the protein MKKSLLAFVFSPFLMYAQEVPKLTEEMAAKLLEKPLHCINQEYPNKTAHIINNAGEVTLTPKDLHPSFYGCFDWHSSVHGHWMLVRLLKTKPNLTNAKEIEKILDNSLSKENLQTEADYFTKFQLTTTFERTYGWAWLLKLDEELTTWDHPKAKIWHQNLKPLTDKILQSWKAYLPKQTYPNRTGVHPNTAFGLAFAIDWAKANKDQEFESQLKEKAKYFYAKDQKTPAYLEPDGSDFFSPSLEIADLMRRVLPQKEFVQWLNNFYEKRSLENIEKMPVVSDLSDYQTVHLVGLSFSKAWCMKGIAKALPDGHPLKKNFKKTADVFLANGLPLLFQGNYGGDHWLASFAVYSLED
- a CDS encoding AraC family transcriptional regulator; the protein is MSALEKFGVEIFTQHNIFERISADKPFRPDNPAFIFIKSGSIKLRQHFSDLELSANMFMVTDPQTVYEMVSVSDDFQSRMVSYKREFISALSLKFNRLITYRYFRQQMNKGVPFPENEMEVVWKSVNFLKYILDSETEMMYKKEVVEHLFSVFCYQVAGIISKEDSNSMNQMSRQEEIVFVFLTDLAEHHLTEKSVEFYAERQSVTTRHLSSVVKAITGKSASQIIALIVMNEAKVLLNSSSKPVSEISSILGFSDQYSFSHFFKKHLEVSPRQYRHQFEN
- a CDS encoding TolC family protein — protein: MTNNVKTALSLVIALFPALFFSQQIKQMTADEAADMAVKNHQQLKVAAQNIDIAKQNTNVAKLQKLPNITASTSQFYLGDAVAIDKDFSNSTNIPMPHYGSSYAVQATQLIFKGGLVNKSVEMAGLREQLSELDLEKNKLDVKFLVISNYLDVYKIINQESVFQNNKKLAQERLKNIQKFYQQGMVTRNEVIRGELAIKNLDQGILTLTNNKKILNYNLNIALGLPSETEIIPVESLTDKESGIGIDYYIDMAHDSNPQLKSAKKNIDVADKNIEIIKTDQMPTISGFGGYTLQRPVTTRNPVLDMYSGGWQAGVSLSYNIDNLYKTKEKVKLGELQKTQAGDAVTLVQQNVDMAVNAAYVKYQESIQQADILNDSKSLAEENYKITEAKYLNQLAVQAEMIDAQNQKLQSELDYANAEINVLYQYYNLLKAAGTL
- a CDS encoding MFS transporter, producing the protein MYNKGLYHDWVPKPIQLLLIVLLLAVVMPLGGVYTGNISYLVSGTGAMTEYFMWANYATTIGMGACMPIVLRMKMRFKVRDKMTMLLVLLGLLSYINGTTMQPMVFVFTALFIGFLKMMVTIELFLPLMMMIGNRGMFYGLFYTFVLAMNQVTAYYAAEVSINYNWQHFYVIAAVLCFILALIHWIFMHDKYFALKVPLHYIDWMSILLFVSTFMFSAYVFSFGKQQDWWNSKNIMNASIAAFVSFALLVVRQFTLKRPYLSFKIFSQNNVQHGLFMLLWLGMFLGTTSLQNTFAVGVLGYDQLTNARLSLLMIPGIILAGVIAVFWFKKEIPLKMFIFSGFSAMMGYSLIMYFSMVLEFNYENWYLPMFLKGYGMCSLFISVWFYTLDKLEMDDMLAAIGLVLVWRTFLAVGFFSALYSWFQYRFQITAVGDLAVYIDGMTVSPQTLAANMKTLQLNAIIVSGKKIFGYIILTGFGVLLYVMTHHFGKERFQYLRFIRVLGGKPVITRRRLRERKKLLEEIKDAAGPAV
- a CDS encoding bifunctional 2-polyprenyl-6-hydroxyphenol methylase/3-demethylubiquinol 3-O-methyltransferase UbiG yields the protein MKDLMGKAVWDYFHNENPEDLQTETSISELDELPVEYLFRDFEDMNDIEQKALELAHGKVLDIGAGAGSHALYLQDKRELDVLALDISPKSIEVCKQRGIGKAVSKNMLDFSGETFDTILLLMNGTGIFESLEKIDTYLQKLHTLLSDQGQILIDSTDILYMFDRDEDGGVYIPAGGYYGELDYIVHYKGESEDPIKWLYLDYTTLKNAAENNGFTIAKIMQDEDSYLAKLTKK
- a CDS encoding HlyD family secretion protein, with translation MENKEQTTQNTQAAPAQSGAAVKKKQNKKNKIRAIISNTVVFLVIGFGLFWLVREYFHIGDKTYTEAAQVEEFINPINTRVSAYIKDIKFIEHQKVKKGDTLVILDKNELLTQLGQAEAAYQNAMAQRSATSSSVNTVSNNVSVMESNIAGAKARLWNAEQNLNRYKNLLAAEAVTRQQYDQIKTEYDAQKAAYETLVNQKQSANLSTTEVKSKLGINDAEIKRTKAALDMAKINLSYTIITAPYDGVMGRRTISEGQLIQPGQQVATIVLNGQKWVTANFLEKQMPNIKIGQKMMMTADALGGKTFEGVVTAISAATGSRYSSVPTDNSTGNFIKVQQRIPVRIEFSTSNKKEDLDKLSAGMNMNVNIN